The Saccopteryx leptura isolate mSacLep1 chromosome 2, mSacLep1_pri_phased_curated, whole genome shotgun sequence genome has a window encoding:
- the PPOX gene encoding protoporphyrinogen oxidase isoform X2 — protein sequence MGRTVVVLGGGISGLAASYHLSRASNPPKVVLVEGSKHLGGWIRSIRGPGGAIFELGPRGIRPAGALGARTLLLFLLFPRTCGEQVSELGLDSEVLPVRGDHPAAQNRFLYVGGVLHALPSGIRGLLRPSPPFSKPLFWAGLRELTTSRGKDPDETVHSFAERRLGPEVASLAMDSLCRGVFAGNSRELSVRSCFPSLFQAEQTHRSILLGLLLGAGRSSQPDSALLRQARAERWSQWSLRGGLEMLPQAINTHLTSRGVTVLRGQPVCGLSLQAEGYWKVSLGDSCLEADHVISALPASVLSKLLPAEAAPLACVLSTISAVSVAVVNLQYRGAHLPVQGFGHLVPSSEDPGVLGIVYDSVAFPEQDGSPPGLRVTVMLGGSWLQTLEARGCVLSQELFQQQAQEAAATQLGLKEPPSHCLVHLHRNCIPQYTLGHWKKLESATHFLAAHRLPLTLAGASYQGVAVNDCIESGRQAAAQALGSEIDS from the exons ATGGGCCGGACCGTGGTCGTGCTGGGCGGAGGCATCAGCGGCTTGGCCGCCAGTTACCACCTGAGCAGGGCCTCTAATCCTCCCAAG GTGGTCCTGGTGGAGGGCAGCAAGCATCTGGGAGGCTGGATCCGCTCCATTCGAGGGCCCGGTGGTGCTATCTTCGAACTTGGGCCTCGAGGAATTCGGCCGGCAGGCGCGCTGGGAGCCCGGACCCTGCTCTTG TTTCTCCTCTTCCCGAGGACATGTGGGGAACAGGTTTCCGAGCTTGGCCTGGACTCAGAAGTGTTACCTGTCCGTGGAGACCATCCAGCTGCCCAGAACAGGTTCCTGTATGTAGGTGGGGTCCTGCATGCCCTTCCCTCTGGCATCAG GGGGTTACTCCGCCCTTCACCTCCTTTCTCCAAACCTTTGTTTTGGGCTGGGCTGAGGGAGTTGACCACATCCCGGGGCAAAGACCCTGATGAGACTGTGCACAGTTTTGCTGAGCGCCGCCTTGGACCTGAG GTGGCGTCTCTAGCCATGGACAGTCTCTGCCGTGGAGTGTTTGCAGGCAACAGTCGTGAGCTCAGTGTACGGTCCTGCTTTCCCAGTCTCTTCCAAGCTGAGCAAACCCATCGTTCCATATTACTGGGGCTGCTGCTAGGGGCAG GGCGGAGCTCACAGCCAGATTCAGCTCTTCTTCGCCAGGCCCGAGCTGAGCGCTGGAGTCAGTGGTCACTCCGGGGAGGGCTGGAGATGTTGCCCCAGGCTATCAACACCCACCTGACCAGTAGGGGGGTCACTGTTCTCAGAGGCCAGCCAGTCTGTGGGCTCAGTCTCCAGGCTGAAGGATACTGGAAG GTGTCTCTAGGGGACAGCTGCCTGGAGGCTGACCATGTTATTAGTGCTCTCCCAGCTTCAG TGCTCAGCAAGCTGCTCCCTGCTGAGGCTGCACCTCTGGCCTGTGTCCTGAGTACCATCTCCGCTGTGTCTGTGGCTGTGGTGAACTTGCAGTACCGGGGAGCCCATCTGCCTGTCCAG GGCTTTGGACATTTGGTGCCATCCTCAGAGGACCCAGGCGTTTTGGGAATCGTGTATGACTCAGTTGCTTTCCCCGAGCAGGATGGGAGCCCCCCTGGCCTCAGAGTGACT GTGATGCTAGGAGGTTCCTGGTTACAGACACTGGAGGCCAGGGGCTGTGTCTTATCTCAGGAACTGTTCCAACAACAGGCACAGGAAGCAGCTGCCACACAATTAGGACTAAAGGAGCCACCAAGTCACTGCTTGGTCCATCTACACAGG AACTGCATCCCCCAGTATACACTAGGCCACTGGAAAAAACTGG AGTCAGCTACCCACTTTCTAGCTGCTCACAGGCTGCCCCTGACTCTGGCTGGAGCCTCCTATCAGGGGGTTGCTGTCAATGATTGTATCGAGAGTGGACGCCAGGCAGCAGCCCAGGCCCTGGGCTCAGAAATTGACAGCTGA
- the PPOX gene encoding protoporphyrinogen oxidase isoform X4 encodes MGRTVVVLGGGISGLAASYHLSRASNPPKVVLVEGSKHLGGWIRSIRGPGGAIFELGPRGIRPAGALGARTLLLVSELGLDSEVLPVRGDHPAAQNRFLYVGGVLHALPSGIRGLLRPSPPFSKPLFWAGLRELTTSRGKDPDETVHSFAERRLGPEVASLAMDSLCRGVFAGNSRELSVRSCFPSLFQAEQTHRSILLGLLLGAGRSSQPDSALLRQARAERWSQWSLRGGLEMLPQAINTHLTSRGVTVLRGQPVCGLSLQAEGYWKVSLGDSCLEADHVISALPASVLSKLLPAEAAPLACVLSTISAVSVAVVNLQYRGAHLPVQGFGHLVPSSEDPGVLGIVYDSVAFPEQDGSPPGLRVTVMLGGSWLQTLEARGCVLSQELFQQQAQEAAATQLGLKEPPSHCLVHLHRNCIPQYTLGHWKKLESATHFLAAHRLPLTLAGASYQGVAVNDCIESGRQAAAQALGSEIDS; translated from the exons ATGGGCCGGACCGTGGTCGTGCTGGGCGGAGGCATCAGCGGCTTGGCCGCCAGTTACCACCTGAGCAGGGCCTCTAATCCTCCCAAG GTGGTCCTGGTGGAGGGCAGCAAGCATCTGGGAGGCTGGATCCGCTCCATTCGAGGGCCCGGTGGTGCTATCTTCGAACTTGGGCCTCGAGGAATTCGGCCGGCAGGCGCGCTGGGAGCCCGGACCCTGCTCTTG GTTTCCGAGCTTGGCCTGGACTCAGAAGTGTTACCTGTCCGTGGAGACCATCCAGCTGCCCAGAACAGGTTCCTGTATGTAGGTGGGGTCCTGCATGCCCTTCCCTCTGGCATCAG GGGGTTACTCCGCCCTTCACCTCCTTTCTCCAAACCTTTGTTTTGGGCTGGGCTGAGGGAGTTGACCACATCCCGGGGCAAAGACCCTGATGAGACTGTGCACAGTTTTGCTGAGCGCCGCCTTGGACCTGAG GTGGCGTCTCTAGCCATGGACAGTCTCTGCCGTGGAGTGTTTGCAGGCAACAGTCGTGAGCTCAGTGTACGGTCCTGCTTTCCCAGTCTCTTCCAAGCTGAGCAAACCCATCGTTCCATATTACTGGGGCTGCTGCTAGGGGCAG GGCGGAGCTCACAGCCAGATTCAGCTCTTCTTCGCCAGGCCCGAGCTGAGCGCTGGAGTCAGTGGTCACTCCGGGGAGGGCTGGAGATGTTGCCCCAGGCTATCAACACCCACCTGACCAGTAGGGGGGTCACTGTTCTCAGAGGCCAGCCAGTCTGTGGGCTCAGTCTCCAGGCTGAAGGATACTGGAAG GTGTCTCTAGGGGACAGCTGCCTGGAGGCTGACCATGTTATTAGTGCTCTCCCAGCTTCAG TGCTCAGCAAGCTGCTCCCTGCTGAGGCTGCACCTCTGGCCTGTGTCCTGAGTACCATCTCCGCTGTGTCTGTGGCTGTGGTGAACTTGCAGTACCGGGGAGCCCATCTGCCTGTCCAG GGCTTTGGACATTTGGTGCCATCCTCAGAGGACCCAGGCGTTTTGGGAATCGTGTATGACTCAGTTGCTTTCCCCGAGCAGGATGGGAGCCCCCCTGGCCTCAGAGTGACT GTGATGCTAGGAGGTTCCTGGTTACAGACACTGGAGGCCAGGGGCTGTGTCTTATCTCAGGAACTGTTCCAACAACAGGCACAGGAAGCAGCTGCCACACAATTAGGACTAAAGGAGCCACCAAGTCACTGCTTGGTCCATCTACACAGG AACTGCATCCCCCAGTATACACTAGGCCACTGGAAAAAACTGG AGTCAGCTACCCACTTTCTAGCTGCTCACAGGCTGCCCCTGACTCTGGCTGGAGCCTCCTATCAGGGGGTTGCTGTCAATGATTGTATCGAGAGTGGACGCCAGGCAGCAGCCCAGGCCCTGGGCTCAGAAATTGACAGCTGA
- the PPOX gene encoding protoporphyrinogen oxidase isoform X7, whose protein sequence is MGRTVVVLGGGISGLAASYHLSRASNPPKVVLVEGSKHLGGWIRSIRGPGGAIFELGPRGIRPAGALGARTLLLDMWGTGFRAWPGLRSVTCPWRPSSCPEQVPVCRWGPACPSLWHQVASLAMDSLCRGVFAGNSRELSVRSCFPSLFQAEQTHRSILLGLLLGAAFSTAGRSSQPDSALLRQARAERWSQWSLRGGLEMLPQAINTHLTSRGVTVLRGQPVCGLSLQAEGYWKVSLGDSCLEADHVISALPASVLSKLLPAEAAPLACVLSTISAVSVAVVNLQYRGAHLPVQGFGHLVPSSEDPGVLGIVYDSVAFPEQDGSPPGLRVTVMLGGSWLQTLEARGCVLSQELFQQQAQEAAATQLGLKEPPSHCLVHLHRNCIPQYTLGHWKKLESATHFLAAHRLPLTLAGASYQGVAVNDCIESGRQAAAQALGSEIDS, encoded by the exons ATGGGCCGGACCGTGGTCGTGCTGGGCGGAGGCATCAGCGGCTTGGCCGCCAGTTACCACCTGAGCAGGGCCTCTAATCCTCCCAAG GTGGTCCTGGTGGAGGGCAGCAAGCATCTGGGAGGCTGGATCCGCTCCATTCGAGGGCCCGGTGGTGCTATCTTCGAACTTGGGCCTCGAGGAATTCGGCCGGCAGGCGCGCTGGGAGCCCGGACCCTGCTCTTG GACATGTGGGGAACAGGTTTCCGAGCTTGGCCTGGACTCAGAAGTGTTACCTGTCCGTGGAGACCATCCAGCTGCCCAGAACAGGTTCCTGTATGTAGGTGGGGTCCTGCATGCCCTTCCCTCTGGCATCAG GTGGCGTCTCTAGCCATGGACAGTCTCTGCCGTGGAGTGTTTGCAGGCAACAGTCGTGAGCTCAGTGTACGGTCCTGCTTTCCCAGTCTCTTCCAAGCTGAGCAAACCCATCGTTCCATATTACTGGGGCTGCTGCTAGGGGCAG CTTTCTCTACTGCAGGGCGGAGCTCACAGCCAGATTCAGCTCTTCTTCGCCAGGCCCGAGCTGAGCGCTGGAGTCAGTGGTCACTCCGGGGAGGGCTGGAGATGTTGCCCCAGGCTATCAACACCCACCTGACCAGTAGGGGGGTCACTGTTCTCAGAGGCCAGCCAGTCTGTGGGCTCAGTCTCCAGGCTGAAGGATACTGGAAG GTGTCTCTAGGGGACAGCTGCCTGGAGGCTGACCATGTTATTAGTGCTCTCCCAGCTTCAG TGCTCAGCAAGCTGCTCCCTGCTGAGGCTGCACCTCTGGCCTGTGTCCTGAGTACCATCTCCGCTGTGTCTGTGGCTGTGGTGAACTTGCAGTACCGGGGAGCCCATCTGCCTGTCCAG GGCTTTGGACATTTGGTGCCATCCTCAGAGGACCCAGGCGTTTTGGGAATCGTGTATGACTCAGTTGCTTTCCCCGAGCAGGATGGGAGCCCCCCTGGCCTCAGAGTGACT GTGATGCTAGGAGGTTCCTGGTTACAGACACTGGAGGCCAGGGGCTGTGTCTTATCTCAGGAACTGTTCCAACAACAGGCACAGGAAGCAGCTGCCACACAATTAGGACTAAAGGAGCCACCAAGTCACTGCTTGGTCCATCTACACAGG AACTGCATCCCCCAGTATACACTAGGCCACTGGAAAAAACTGG AGTCAGCTACCCACTTTCTAGCTGCTCACAGGCTGCCCCTGACTCTGGCTGGAGCCTCCTATCAGGGGGTTGCTGTCAATGATTGTATCGAGAGTGGACGCCAGGCAGCAGCCCAGGCCCTGGGCTCAGAAATTGACAGCTGA
- the PPOX gene encoding protoporphyrinogen oxidase isoform X5, with translation MGRTVVVLGGGISGLAASYHLSRASNPPKVVLVEGSKHLGGWIRSIRGPGGAIFELGPRGIRPAGALGARTLLLFLLFPRTCGEQVSELGLDSEVLPVRGDHPAAQNRGLLRPSPPFSKPLFWAGLRELTTSRGKDPDETVHSFAERRLGPEVASLAMDSLCRGVFAGNSRELSVRSCFPSLFQAEQTHRSILLGLLLGAAFSTAGRSSQPDSALLRQARAERWSQWSLRGGLEMLPQAINTHLTSRGVTVLRGQPVCGLSLQAEGYWKVSLGDSCLEADHVISALPASVLSKLLPAEAAPLACVLSTISAVSVAVVNLQYRGAHLPVQGFGHLVPSSEDPGVLGIVYDSVAFPEQDGSPPGLRVTVMLGGSWLQTLEARGCVLSQELFQQQAQEAAATQLGLKEPPSHCLVHLHRNCIPQYTLGHWKKLESATHFLAAHRLPLTLAGASYQGVAVNDCIESGRQAAAQALGSEIDS, from the exons ATGGGCCGGACCGTGGTCGTGCTGGGCGGAGGCATCAGCGGCTTGGCCGCCAGTTACCACCTGAGCAGGGCCTCTAATCCTCCCAAG GTGGTCCTGGTGGAGGGCAGCAAGCATCTGGGAGGCTGGATCCGCTCCATTCGAGGGCCCGGTGGTGCTATCTTCGAACTTGGGCCTCGAGGAATTCGGCCGGCAGGCGCGCTGGGAGCCCGGACCCTGCTCTTG TTTCTCCTCTTCCCGAGGACATGTGGGGAACAGGTTTCCGAGCTTGGCCTGGACTCAGAAGTGTTACCTGTCCGTGGAGACCATCCAGCTGCCCAGAACAG GGGGTTACTCCGCCCTTCACCTCCTTTCTCCAAACCTTTGTTTTGGGCTGGGCTGAGGGAGTTGACCACATCCCGGGGCAAAGACCCTGATGAGACTGTGCACAGTTTTGCTGAGCGCCGCCTTGGACCTGAG GTGGCGTCTCTAGCCATGGACAGTCTCTGCCGTGGAGTGTTTGCAGGCAACAGTCGTGAGCTCAGTGTACGGTCCTGCTTTCCCAGTCTCTTCCAAGCTGAGCAAACCCATCGTTCCATATTACTGGGGCTGCTGCTAGGGGCAG CTTTCTCTACTGCAGGGCGGAGCTCACAGCCAGATTCAGCTCTTCTTCGCCAGGCCCGAGCTGAGCGCTGGAGTCAGTGGTCACTCCGGGGAGGGCTGGAGATGTTGCCCCAGGCTATCAACACCCACCTGACCAGTAGGGGGGTCACTGTTCTCAGAGGCCAGCCAGTCTGTGGGCTCAGTCTCCAGGCTGAAGGATACTGGAAG GTGTCTCTAGGGGACAGCTGCCTGGAGGCTGACCATGTTATTAGTGCTCTCCCAGCTTCAG TGCTCAGCAAGCTGCTCCCTGCTGAGGCTGCACCTCTGGCCTGTGTCCTGAGTACCATCTCCGCTGTGTCTGTGGCTGTGGTGAACTTGCAGTACCGGGGAGCCCATCTGCCTGTCCAG GGCTTTGGACATTTGGTGCCATCCTCAGAGGACCCAGGCGTTTTGGGAATCGTGTATGACTCAGTTGCTTTCCCCGAGCAGGATGGGAGCCCCCCTGGCCTCAGAGTGACT GTGATGCTAGGAGGTTCCTGGTTACAGACACTGGAGGCCAGGGGCTGTGTCTTATCTCAGGAACTGTTCCAACAACAGGCACAGGAAGCAGCTGCCACACAATTAGGACTAAAGGAGCCACCAAGTCACTGCTTGGTCCATCTACACAGG AACTGCATCCCCCAGTATACACTAGGCCACTGGAAAAAACTGG AGTCAGCTACCCACTTTCTAGCTGCTCACAGGCTGCCCCTGACTCTGGCTGGAGCCTCCTATCAGGGGGTTGCTGTCAATGATTGTATCGAGAGTGGACGCCAGGCAGCAGCCCAGGCCCTGGGCTCAGAAATTGACAGCTGA
- the PPOX gene encoding protoporphyrinogen oxidase isoform X1, with protein MGRTVVVLGGGISGLAASYHLSRASNPPKVVLVEGSKHLGGWIRSIRGPGGAIFELGPRGIRPAGALGARTLLLFLLFPRTCGEQVSELGLDSEVLPVRGDHPAAQNRFLYVGGVLHALPSGIRGLLRPSPPFSKPLFWAGLRELTTSRGKDPDETVHSFAERRLGPEVASLAMDSLCRGVFAGNSRELSVRSCFPSLFQAEQTHRSILLGLLLGAAFSTAGRSSQPDSALLRQARAERWSQWSLRGGLEMLPQAINTHLTSRGVTVLRGQPVCGLSLQAEGYWKVSLGDSCLEADHVISALPASVLSKLLPAEAAPLACVLSTISAVSVAVVNLQYRGAHLPVQGFGHLVPSSEDPGVLGIVYDSVAFPEQDGSPPGLRVTVMLGGSWLQTLEARGCVLSQELFQQQAQEAAATQLGLKEPPSHCLVHLHRNCIPQYTLGHWKKLESATHFLAAHRLPLTLAGASYQGVAVNDCIESGRQAAAQALGSEIDS; from the exons ATGGGCCGGACCGTGGTCGTGCTGGGCGGAGGCATCAGCGGCTTGGCCGCCAGTTACCACCTGAGCAGGGCCTCTAATCCTCCCAAG GTGGTCCTGGTGGAGGGCAGCAAGCATCTGGGAGGCTGGATCCGCTCCATTCGAGGGCCCGGTGGTGCTATCTTCGAACTTGGGCCTCGAGGAATTCGGCCGGCAGGCGCGCTGGGAGCCCGGACCCTGCTCTTG TTTCTCCTCTTCCCGAGGACATGTGGGGAACAGGTTTCCGAGCTTGGCCTGGACTCAGAAGTGTTACCTGTCCGTGGAGACCATCCAGCTGCCCAGAACAGGTTCCTGTATGTAGGTGGGGTCCTGCATGCCCTTCCCTCTGGCATCAG GGGGTTACTCCGCCCTTCACCTCCTTTCTCCAAACCTTTGTTTTGGGCTGGGCTGAGGGAGTTGACCACATCCCGGGGCAAAGACCCTGATGAGACTGTGCACAGTTTTGCTGAGCGCCGCCTTGGACCTGAG GTGGCGTCTCTAGCCATGGACAGTCTCTGCCGTGGAGTGTTTGCAGGCAACAGTCGTGAGCTCAGTGTACGGTCCTGCTTTCCCAGTCTCTTCCAAGCTGAGCAAACCCATCGTTCCATATTACTGGGGCTGCTGCTAGGGGCAG CTTTCTCTACTGCAGGGCGGAGCTCACAGCCAGATTCAGCTCTTCTTCGCCAGGCCCGAGCTGAGCGCTGGAGTCAGTGGTCACTCCGGGGAGGGCTGGAGATGTTGCCCCAGGCTATCAACACCCACCTGACCAGTAGGGGGGTCACTGTTCTCAGAGGCCAGCCAGTCTGTGGGCTCAGTCTCCAGGCTGAAGGATACTGGAAG GTGTCTCTAGGGGACAGCTGCCTGGAGGCTGACCATGTTATTAGTGCTCTCCCAGCTTCAG TGCTCAGCAAGCTGCTCCCTGCTGAGGCTGCACCTCTGGCCTGTGTCCTGAGTACCATCTCCGCTGTGTCTGTGGCTGTGGTGAACTTGCAGTACCGGGGAGCCCATCTGCCTGTCCAG GGCTTTGGACATTTGGTGCCATCCTCAGAGGACCCAGGCGTTTTGGGAATCGTGTATGACTCAGTTGCTTTCCCCGAGCAGGATGGGAGCCCCCCTGGCCTCAGAGTGACT GTGATGCTAGGAGGTTCCTGGTTACAGACACTGGAGGCCAGGGGCTGTGTCTTATCTCAGGAACTGTTCCAACAACAGGCACAGGAAGCAGCTGCCACACAATTAGGACTAAAGGAGCCACCAAGTCACTGCTTGGTCCATCTACACAGG AACTGCATCCCCCAGTATACACTAGGCCACTGGAAAAAACTGG AGTCAGCTACCCACTTTCTAGCTGCTCACAGGCTGCCCCTGACTCTGGCTGGAGCCTCCTATCAGGGGGTTGCTGTCAATGATTGTATCGAGAGTGGACGCCAGGCAGCAGCCCAGGCCCTGGGCTCAGAAATTGACAGCTGA
- the PPOX gene encoding protoporphyrinogen oxidase isoform X6 — protein sequence MGRTVVVLGGGISGLAASYHLSRASNPPKVVLVEGSKHLGGWIRSIRGPGGAIFELGPRGIRPAGALGARTLLLVSELGLDSEVLPVRGDHPAAQNRGLLRPSPPFSKPLFWAGLRELTTSRGKDPDETVHSFAERRLGPEVASLAMDSLCRGVFAGNSRELSVRSCFPSLFQAEQTHRSILLGLLLGAAFSTAGRSSQPDSALLRQARAERWSQWSLRGGLEMLPQAINTHLTSRGVTVLRGQPVCGLSLQAEGYWKVSLGDSCLEADHVISALPASVLSKLLPAEAAPLACVLSTISAVSVAVVNLQYRGAHLPVQGFGHLVPSSEDPGVLGIVYDSVAFPEQDGSPPGLRVTVMLGGSWLQTLEARGCVLSQELFQQQAQEAAATQLGLKEPPSHCLVHLHRNCIPQYTLGHWKKLESATHFLAAHRLPLTLAGASYQGVAVNDCIESGRQAAAQALGSEIDS from the exons ATGGGCCGGACCGTGGTCGTGCTGGGCGGAGGCATCAGCGGCTTGGCCGCCAGTTACCACCTGAGCAGGGCCTCTAATCCTCCCAAG GTGGTCCTGGTGGAGGGCAGCAAGCATCTGGGAGGCTGGATCCGCTCCATTCGAGGGCCCGGTGGTGCTATCTTCGAACTTGGGCCTCGAGGAATTCGGCCGGCAGGCGCGCTGGGAGCCCGGACCCTGCTCTTG GTTTCCGAGCTTGGCCTGGACTCAGAAGTGTTACCTGTCCGTGGAGACCATCCAGCTGCCCAGAACAG GGGGTTACTCCGCCCTTCACCTCCTTTCTCCAAACCTTTGTTTTGGGCTGGGCTGAGGGAGTTGACCACATCCCGGGGCAAAGACCCTGATGAGACTGTGCACAGTTTTGCTGAGCGCCGCCTTGGACCTGAG GTGGCGTCTCTAGCCATGGACAGTCTCTGCCGTGGAGTGTTTGCAGGCAACAGTCGTGAGCTCAGTGTACGGTCCTGCTTTCCCAGTCTCTTCCAAGCTGAGCAAACCCATCGTTCCATATTACTGGGGCTGCTGCTAGGGGCAG CTTTCTCTACTGCAGGGCGGAGCTCACAGCCAGATTCAGCTCTTCTTCGCCAGGCCCGAGCTGAGCGCTGGAGTCAGTGGTCACTCCGGGGAGGGCTGGAGATGTTGCCCCAGGCTATCAACACCCACCTGACCAGTAGGGGGGTCACTGTTCTCAGAGGCCAGCCAGTCTGTGGGCTCAGTCTCCAGGCTGAAGGATACTGGAAG GTGTCTCTAGGGGACAGCTGCCTGGAGGCTGACCATGTTATTAGTGCTCTCCCAGCTTCAG TGCTCAGCAAGCTGCTCCCTGCTGAGGCTGCACCTCTGGCCTGTGTCCTGAGTACCATCTCCGCTGTGTCTGTGGCTGTGGTGAACTTGCAGTACCGGGGAGCCCATCTGCCTGTCCAG GGCTTTGGACATTTGGTGCCATCCTCAGAGGACCCAGGCGTTTTGGGAATCGTGTATGACTCAGTTGCTTTCCCCGAGCAGGATGGGAGCCCCCCTGGCCTCAGAGTGACT GTGATGCTAGGAGGTTCCTGGTTACAGACACTGGAGGCCAGGGGCTGTGTCTTATCTCAGGAACTGTTCCAACAACAGGCACAGGAAGCAGCTGCCACACAATTAGGACTAAAGGAGCCACCAAGTCACTGCTTGGTCCATCTACACAGG AACTGCATCCCCCAGTATACACTAGGCCACTGGAAAAAACTGG AGTCAGCTACCCACTTTCTAGCTGCTCACAGGCTGCCCCTGACTCTGGCTGGAGCCTCCTATCAGGGGGTTGCTGTCAATGATTGTATCGAGAGTGGACGCCAGGCAGCAGCCCAGGCCCTGGGCTCAGAAATTGACAGCTGA
- the PPOX gene encoding protoporphyrinogen oxidase isoform X3, which produces MGRTVVVLGGGISGLAASYHLSRASNPPKVVLVEGSKHLGGWIRSIRGPGGAIFELGPRGIRPAGALGARTLLLVSELGLDSEVLPVRGDHPAAQNRFLYVGGVLHALPSGIRGLLRPSPPFSKPLFWAGLRELTTSRGKDPDETVHSFAERRLGPEVASLAMDSLCRGVFAGNSRELSVRSCFPSLFQAEQTHRSILLGLLLGAAFSTAGRSSQPDSALLRQARAERWSQWSLRGGLEMLPQAINTHLTSRGVTVLRGQPVCGLSLQAEGYWKVSLGDSCLEADHVISALPASVLSKLLPAEAAPLACVLSTISAVSVAVVNLQYRGAHLPVQGFGHLVPSSEDPGVLGIVYDSVAFPEQDGSPPGLRVTVMLGGSWLQTLEARGCVLSQELFQQQAQEAAATQLGLKEPPSHCLVHLHRNCIPQYTLGHWKKLESATHFLAAHRLPLTLAGASYQGVAVNDCIESGRQAAAQALGSEIDS; this is translated from the exons ATGGGCCGGACCGTGGTCGTGCTGGGCGGAGGCATCAGCGGCTTGGCCGCCAGTTACCACCTGAGCAGGGCCTCTAATCCTCCCAAG GTGGTCCTGGTGGAGGGCAGCAAGCATCTGGGAGGCTGGATCCGCTCCATTCGAGGGCCCGGTGGTGCTATCTTCGAACTTGGGCCTCGAGGAATTCGGCCGGCAGGCGCGCTGGGAGCCCGGACCCTGCTCTTG GTTTCCGAGCTTGGCCTGGACTCAGAAGTGTTACCTGTCCGTGGAGACCATCCAGCTGCCCAGAACAGGTTCCTGTATGTAGGTGGGGTCCTGCATGCCCTTCCCTCTGGCATCAG GGGGTTACTCCGCCCTTCACCTCCTTTCTCCAAACCTTTGTTTTGGGCTGGGCTGAGGGAGTTGACCACATCCCGGGGCAAAGACCCTGATGAGACTGTGCACAGTTTTGCTGAGCGCCGCCTTGGACCTGAG GTGGCGTCTCTAGCCATGGACAGTCTCTGCCGTGGAGTGTTTGCAGGCAACAGTCGTGAGCTCAGTGTACGGTCCTGCTTTCCCAGTCTCTTCCAAGCTGAGCAAACCCATCGTTCCATATTACTGGGGCTGCTGCTAGGGGCAG CTTTCTCTACTGCAGGGCGGAGCTCACAGCCAGATTCAGCTCTTCTTCGCCAGGCCCGAGCTGAGCGCTGGAGTCAGTGGTCACTCCGGGGAGGGCTGGAGATGTTGCCCCAGGCTATCAACACCCACCTGACCAGTAGGGGGGTCACTGTTCTCAGAGGCCAGCCAGTCTGTGGGCTCAGTCTCCAGGCTGAAGGATACTGGAAG GTGTCTCTAGGGGACAGCTGCCTGGAGGCTGACCATGTTATTAGTGCTCTCCCAGCTTCAG TGCTCAGCAAGCTGCTCCCTGCTGAGGCTGCACCTCTGGCCTGTGTCCTGAGTACCATCTCCGCTGTGTCTGTGGCTGTGGTGAACTTGCAGTACCGGGGAGCCCATCTGCCTGTCCAG GGCTTTGGACATTTGGTGCCATCCTCAGAGGACCCAGGCGTTTTGGGAATCGTGTATGACTCAGTTGCTTTCCCCGAGCAGGATGGGAGCCCCCCTGGCCTCAGAGTGACT GTGATGCTAGGAGGTTCCTGGTTACAGACACTGGAGGCCAGGGGCTGTGTCTTATCTCAGGAACTGTTCCAACAACAGGCACAGGAAGCAGCTGCCACACAATTAGGACTAAAGGAGCCACCAAGTCACTGCTTGGTCCATCTACACAGG AACTGCATCCCCCAGTATACACTAGGCCACTGGAAAAAACTGG AGTCAGCTACCCACTTTCTAGCTGCTCACAGGCTGCCCCTGACTCTGGCTGGAGCCTCCTATCAGGGGGTTGCTGTCAATGATTGTATCGAGAGTGGACGCCAGGCAGCAGCCCAGGCCCTGGGCTCAGAAATTGACAGCTGA